A window of uncultured Gellertiella sp. genomic DNA:
GCCAAGGTGATCGAATCCGCCACGCGCCGACGCCAGTTCGAAGACAGCATTGCCAGCGGAACCCGGAAGCTTGCCGATCTCGAAATCCGGCAGACCTCGATCCGCCAGTCGCTGCATCAGCGGCGCGGCCTGTTGGCCGAGGTTCTGGCCGCGCTGCAGCGCATGGGCCGCAACCCGCCGCCCGCCCTTCTGGTGACGCCGGACGATGCGCTCGGCTCGGTGCGCAGCGCCATCCTGCTCGGGGCCGTGGTGCCCGGCATGCGCCACCAGACCGAAGCCCTGCTTGCCGATCTCAACGATCTCGCCACGCTGCGCGCCGACATTCTCGCCGAAAAGTCGAAACTGACCGAAGACATGGCCAACCGGCTGGAGGAAGAGCGGCGGATGGATCTGCTGATTGCCCGCAATCAGGACCTGTCGTCGCAAAACACCGCCGATCTCGCGAGCGAGCAGAAAAAGGCCGAAGAGCTTGCGGCCCGCGCCCAGAGCATGGACGAGCTGATCGCCTCGCTCGAGAAGGACATTGCTTCCGCCCATTCGGCGGCAGAAGCCGCCCGGCAGGCCGAGGAGAAGCAGAACCGGCTGAGCGAGGCGGATCGCCAGAAGGCGAAGGACCAGGCGCTGGCCAATCCCGACCAGAACCGCATGGCTCCGGCCATTCCCTTCTCGGACCTGAAGAACCAGCTGGTCCTGCCGGTCAGCGGCGATCTGGTGCGCCATTTCGGCGATGATGACGGCACCGGCCATCCCGCCCGGGGCGTGACGGTTGCGGCCAGTTCCGGCGCTCTGGTCACCGCGCCTGCCGATGGCTATGTGGTCTTTGCCGGCCAGTTCCGCAGCTATGGCCAGATGATCATTCTCAACACCGGCGACGGCTTCCATGTGGTGCTGACCGGCATGGACCAGATCCGGACATCCCAGGGCAAATTCGTCTTCTCCGGCGAGCCGTTGGCAGTGATGGGTGAAAAAAGAGTGGCCAGCGCGACGGCATTGGCGCTAGAAACAGACCGCCCAACTCTTTACATTGAATTTCGCAAGGACGGCAAACCGGTTGATTCTCAACCCTGGTGGGCCACCAAAGACATCGGAAAGGCACACAATGATACGTAGGGCTTCCCTGGTTCTCGTCGGCGCTTTGCTGGGCGCGACAGCCATGAGCGTGATCTATTCGGCCGGGGCGCCTGCGGAAGCAGCCGGAGCCTCCACCTATAAGGAGCTGTCGATCTTCGGGGACGTTTTCGAGCGTGTCAGGGCCCAGTATGTGACGCCGCCGAAGGAAGACAAGCTGATCGAAAACGCGATCAACGGCATGTTGAGCTCGCTTGATCCGCATTCCAGCTACATGAATGCCAAGGATGCCGAGGACATGCGCGCCCAGACCAAGGGCGAGTTTGGCGGTCTCGGCATCGAGGTGACTGTCGACAATGATCTGGTCAAGGTCATCACGCCCATCGACGACACGCCCGCCGCACGGGCCGGCGTGCGCGCCGGTGACTATATTTCCGAGATCGACGGCCAGTCGGTGCGCGGCATGAAGCTCGAGGACGCGGTCGACAAGATGCGCGGGGCGGTCAACACCCCGATCAAGCTGTCACTGCTGCGCAAGGGTTCGGCCAAGCCCATCGTGCTGACCATCGTGCGTGACATCATTCCCGTGCGCGCCGTGAAATTCCGTGTCGAGAACGATGTCGGCTATCTGCGCATCATTTCCTTCTCGGAAAAGACCTATGACGATCTGGAAAAGGCCATCGCCTCGATCAGGAAGCAGGTGCCGAGTGACAAGCTGAAGGGCTTCGTCCTCGACCTGCGCCTGAACCCCGGCGGCCTGCTCGACCAGGCGATCAATGTCTGCGATGCCTTCATGCAGCAGGGCGAAGTGGTCTCGACCCGTGGTCGCAATCCGGAAGAAACCCGCCGCTTCAGCGCCGGTCCCGGCGACCTGATCGACGGCAAGCCGATTGTCGTGCTGATCAACGGTGGCTCGGCGTCGGCGTCGGAAATCGTTGCCGGTGCGCTTCAGGACCAGCATCGCGCCACGATCCTCGGCACCCAGTCCTTCGGCAAGGGCTCGGTCCAGACGATCATCCCGCTCGGCGACAATGGCCTTCTGCGCCTGACCACGGCGCTCTACTACACGCCGTCGGGCAATTCGATCCAGGGCACCGGCATCACCCCCGACATCAAGGTCGAGGAGCCCCTGCCGGAAGACCTGAAGGACAAGGTGACGACCGCAGGCGAATCCAGCCTGCCGGGCCATATCAAGGGCCAGAACGAGACCAATGCGGGCTCCGGTTCGTCGGCTTACGTGCCGCCGGAAGCCAAGGATGACGTGCAGCTGAACTATGCGCTCGACCTGCTGCGCGGCAAGAAGACCGATCCGGCCTTCCCTGCGGATACCAAGAAGGCCGAACTGACGAAGTAAGAGACATCACGTATGGCGGCCGGCCGAAGCCTGCCGCCATACCCGTCCCGTCCCCGACGGGATGGACTGAAGCGGAGAACGTCCACACCTTATGCCCTCTATCTGGGCGGAATGGTCCTGGACGGCGAGGATTGGCGTGGGAACAGATCTGAACACACCCCTTGGGCAAGATCGCAAGGTGAAGCCACAACGGCACCGCCTGCTGTCCGGTCGCGGCCTGCTCGCCTCGGGGGCGCTTTTTGGCCTTCTCGGCTTTTCCGCCTATGCGCTGCGCCCGGTTGATGGCCTTAAACAGGCTCCCTCACCCGAGATTACCGGCACCACTCCGGCCAAGCCTGCGGCTGGCATGGTGGACATCGGTACCGTGGCACCGCTGCCATCGCAGGCCAGTGTTCTGAATGGCATGCAGAAGAGCAGCCCCCGTTCGGGTGCGAATGTGGTGCGCAGCCTGACCGATGACGGCGTTATGGTCACCAAATACACGCCCGGCCAGCGAACCCAGAATGGCGCAGTGCTGCTGGATGCCACCAGCATTGGCCAGGATCCGCGCATGGCGACGATCCCGGTCGACGAACTTCTCGAAAAGAGCCCCTTCGGCCCGCTGCCCGTGGTCAGCGCCGACGGGTTGCGGCCTGTCGACCGCTATGCCCGCCCCTGGTCGGGGGCCCATGGCGTGCGGGTGGCGATTGTCGTCGGCGGCCTTGGCCTCAGCCAGACGGGAACCCAGGCGGCGATCCGGCAATTGCCGGAAGAAGTCACGCTTGCCTTTGCCTCGAGCGGCAACAGCCTGCAGCGCTGGATGCAGGAGGCGCGACGGTCCGGCCACGAGATCCTTTTGCAGGTACCCTTCGAGCCCTTCGATTATCCGGATAATGACCCGGGTGCCGACACGCTCCTGACTTCGCTTTCGGCGGAGAAGAACCTCGCCAGCCTGCACAAGGCGATGGGCAAGATCACCAACTATACCGGGATCATGAACTATCTCGGCGGGCGTTATCTCTCAGATCAGAAGGCGATGGACCCCGTGATGAAGGACATTGCCGCGCGCGGGCTGCTGTTCCTTGACGATGGCACTTCGGCGCAATCGCTGGGTCCGCGCTATGGCAAGGCGCTCAACATGCCCTATTCGGTCGCCGATGTGCAACTGGACCAGCAGGTGGATGAGAAGGCCATTCTCGGCAAACTCGATGAACTCGAACGCATCGCCCGGCGCAATGGCTCGGCCATCGGCGTCGCATCCGCTTTCGATGAGAGTGTCGCCGCCATCTCGCAATGGAGCGAAGAGGCGACCATGCGCGGCATCGAGATCGTCGGTGTGTCCGCCATCGCCACCGACAATTCGACCGCGACGGCAGGCAACTGAACTCTTTTCCGACAGCAAGGACTGACCCCGCGATGGCCCTATCAGAAAATGACTTGCCCTACCGCCCCTGTGTCGGCGTGATGGTTCTGAACCGCAACGGGCTGGTCTGGGTCGGTCGGCGCATTCCCGTCGGCAATTCCGAATATGACGGTTCGCCCGCACTCTGGCAGATGCCGCAGGGCGGTATCGACAAGGGCGAGGATCCGTTGGCCGCAGCCTGCCGCGAGCTCTACGAGGAGACCGGCATGAAGTCCGTGACGCTGCTCGGCAGTGCGCGGGACTGGATCAACTATGATCTGCCGCCGCAGCTGATCGGCATTGGTCTCAAGGGAAAATATCGCGGCCAGACCCAGCGCTGGTT
This region includes:
- a CDS encoding RNA pyrophosphohydrolase gives rise to the protein MALSENDLPYRPCVGVMVLNRNGLVWVGRRIPVGNSEYDGSPALWQMPQGGIDKGEDPLAAACRELYEETGMKSVTLLGSARDWINYDLPPQLIGIGLKGKYRGQTQRWFAFRFEGDESEIAINPPPGGHLAEFDAWDWKPMRELPDLIVPFKREVYRQVVAEFEPLLAVTGNSTLA
- a CDS encoding divergent polysaccharide deacetylase family protein, with amino-acid sequence MGTDLNTPLGQDRKVKPQRHRLLSGRGLLASGALFGLLGFSAYALRPVDGLKQAPSPEITGTTPAKPAAGMVDIGTVAPLPSQASVLNGMQKSSPRSGANVVRSLTDDGVMVTKYTPGQRTQNGAVLLDATSIGQDPRMATIPVDELLEKSPFGPLPVVSADGLRPVDRYARPWSGAHGVRVAIVVGGLGLSQTGTQAAIRQLPEEVTLAFASSGNSLQRWMQEARRSGHEILLQVPFEPFDYPDNDPGADTLLTSLSAEKNLASLHKAMGKITNYTGIMNYLGGRYLSDQKAMDPVMKDIAARGLLFLDDGTSAQSLGPRYGKALNMPYSVADVQLDQQVDEKAILGKLDELERIARRNGSAIGVASAFDESVAAISQWSEEATMRGIEIVGVSAIATDNSTATAGN
- a CDS encoding S41 family peptidase — translated: MIRRASLVLVGALLGATAMSVIYSAGAPAEAAGASTYKELSIFGDVFERVRAQYVTPPKEDKLIENAINGMLSSLDPHSSYMNAKDAEDMRAQTKGEFGGLGIEVTVDNDLVKVITPIDDTPAARAGVRAGDYISEIDGQSVRGMKLEDAVDKMRGAVNTPIKLSLLRKGSAKPIVLTIVRDIIPVRAVKFRVENDVGYLRIISFSEKTYDDLEKAIASIRKQVPSDKLKGFVLDLRLNPGGLLDQAINVCDAFMQQGEVVSTRGRNPEETRRFSAGPGDLIDGKPIVVLINGGSASASEIVAGALQDQHRATILGTQSFGKGSVQTIIPLGDNGLLRLTTALYYTPSGNSIQGTGITPDIKVEEPLPEDLKDKVTTAGESSLPGHIKGQNETNAGSGSSAYVPPEAKDDVQLNYALDLLRGKKTDPAFPADTKKAELTK
- a CDS encoding murein hydrolase activator EnvC, with amino-acid sequence MTAPAVAGPAAEANAEEALRQQQTRTRAELDALARSMTLSDEKVRSLKDTINALQQTTTALRAKVIESATRRRQFEDSIASGTRKLADLEIRQTSIRQSLHQRRGLLAEVLAALQRMGRNPPPALLVTPDDALGSVRSAILLGAVVPGMRHQTEALLADLNDLATLRADILAEKSKLTEDMANRLEEERRMDLLIARNQDLSSQNTADLASEQKKAEELAARAQSMDELIASLEKDIASAHSAAEAARQAEEKQNRLSEADRQKAKDQALANPDQNRMAPAIPFSDLKNQLVLPVSGDLVRHFGDDDGTGHPARGVTVAASSGALVTAPADGYVVFAGQFRSYGQMIILNTGDGFHVVLTGMDQIRTSQGKFVFSGEPLAVMGEKRVASATALALETDRPTLYIEFRKDGKPVDSQPWWATKDIGKAHNDT